The Acipenser ruthenus chromosome 27, fAciRut3.2 maternal haplotype, whole genome shotgun sequence genome includes a window with the following:
- the LOC117432312 gene encoding tripartite motif-containing protein 44-like, translating into METGNQSGQEDLPSDGTCDACEPDEPQQAVKFCQDCNFAFCAVHADKHHKSSRHQLQDWGSTGQGEEIAPGTGEAVGKPESPEGEADVDEGEEGAVGVSAEAAASPSRVAEETVKDVITKARNTATVERLRCTEHGQEGTLYCKPDEKIICVMCAVQGAHREHQIITLREAYLAFKEKEAADLLGATMQMAENIKVKWTDPNMGTEELQAFVHGQFDELHRLVLLEEKRALHLVDLKEAVAISQTAEKMAEISAETEKLKEEMADITKKLSAIDHGEEPNPADMMTTLRKESRRDPPGSAGSASNHAP; encoded by the exons ATGGAAACTGGAAATCAGTCAGGACAGGAGGATTTGCCCAGCGATGGAACCTGCGATGCCTGTGAGCCTGATGAACCACAGCAGGCTGTGAAGTTCTGCCAGGACTGCAACTTTGCATTCTGCGCAGTGCATGCTGACAAACACCATAAGAGCAGCCGCCACCAGCTACAGGACTGGGGTTCTACAGGACAGGGCGAGGAAATAGCACCAGGGACAGGGGAGGCAGTGGGGAAGCCAGAGAGCCCAGAGGGGGAAGCTGATGTAgatgagggggaggagggagcagtTGGCGTGAGTGCAGAAGCTGCAGCCTCTCCCAGTAGGGTGGCAGAGGAGACTGTGAAGGATGTTATTACCAAAGCCAGGAACACTGCCACTGTGGAGAGGCTGCGGTGTACAGAGCATGGCCAGGAGGGGACTCTGTACTGTAAACCAGACGAGAAAATCATCTGCGTGATGTGTGCCGTACAGGGGGCTCACCGGGAGCACCAGATCATCACTCTGAGGGAGGCGTACCTGGCTTTTAAA GAGAAAGAAGCAGCGGATCTGCTAGGGGCCACAATGCAAATGGCAGAAAACATAAAGGTGAAATGGACTGATCCTAAT ATGGGGACAGAGGAGCTGCAGGCCTTCGTTCATGGGCAGTTTGATGAACTGCATCGGCTGGTGCTGCTGGAGGAGAAGCGTGCACTGCACCTTGTCGACCTGAAGGAGGCGGTAGCAATATCTCAGACGGCCGAGAAGATGGCGGAGATCAGTGCCGAGACAGAGAAGCTGAAAGAAGAGATGGCTGACATCACCAAGAAGCTCAGTGCCATTGACCACGGGGAAGAACCTAACCCTGCA gaTATGATGACAACGCTGAG